Proteins encoded in a region of the Anopheles ziemanni chromosome 2, idAnoZiCoDA_A2_x.2, whole genome shotgun sequence genome:
- the LOC131281202 gene encoding uncharacterized protein LOC131281202, with protein sequence MNMNERIINTQLFAQTIDETATTTTSIGSSVGLSVGFAPFVAATMAGLAGSTGGAPPPSTTVMLPIGSPPGRDLISSGPGALSASPSSGLTKQPGLSSPHHLHPLHSNNSFVLPGHSGTPVAQPSPPPTTSKAHTTAKSRSLSTGSYITKDSSANSSVERLTKSTSHTEVHVSHPTTSTTTTTNEPNAGGIMPQNKSLEEGRSMIPSAKASPPVRKPILRKSKKIVRTDSEFLKGNIYEKESSVSSSQYTPTRDRRREQFAEYRSSNPSSETHKSTDESSKNISTDEIDTVFSDTMDLEQMEQDYRMHLRNNLQREYKSDSDTLDEVGKKRAPDYNAWKNQSYENTFDMVFPAGSTEDAPANGKPQTGEHGTEQRVKGSTSSAPPMSSSASKADRPTDLELGSASDGAGGGKSSASSTTGDGPFGHLFEKNIGRFKRMNKLLKCKRFSTSALYEKKPGPPGPPEGSKPTFTSPTKSIPNATRSPVKSIHSQSKASISSSKSSLFGSKKSSGSGFTFKGKKFLFTGKSSPNKSKSNNEISYYRTKSTKSSKKGSLKNNSTACLNLETTCTSPLSEAFYNPTGSVRLSAMELYEKFCSQDFSGLYKHETVRTDTDSHGSGTDSSHNDSQRHLGAIRKYRRRNFKLLRQKSEPKFSFRTDTLYEDSYDGVCYHDEKDEEVEYVNEEYNQFLYEDEQYYEEDIEHYSIENIYYQRNGLMALPDGTFVQRYPYRMEDEEDEEEEEEEGEEGEEEEDEELGEEEEEEGDYQGEEEEEAEEEEIEENEFDEEDEDELEEQEAEAERRRLQRLQLPPPMELVSSMDSDCDEIYLMPQNESESKKMIIQDFLFHHSNNEFDNSVSGDDYDIAEVDEEIEQQQEERKEELLDRIGESGEDYEQEFHLERYALPDKETLTIYKICSKESILESMKGSTPERDALPHSASMEQYFLKSDCVTTLERTASLDLLSNSSGTLNKSTLTDYAFDTVRNMNLDSCSTSRLSLSLKSEIFEETANGSSGGGAPVVADSATAGPPLVAEANSDGPRIKSWNIEDFTLTPEESFSDEQLPLDEPSASGNGDIVRIAELLQERCEETLLSNDELGQDQQGGTNAQYTIVDLDEEPYLLDPAISEFTSEITKEFDLLFSRAETESLQAAASSAGSAADQPQSISPHAAPTEDPTQLGNVLKLLSDLPTRYSMQMLEHINLDADDICIPTKEDAGEGNGQVHPPSSVPAPPPTTGVSSQDRQPSSNPSTAHQNPPESAKPRTLEPSGSGRFVKVKLKGTRSTGAAKTASTTPTALTAPSVITDVAEPGAKGPASSSDLLKKARSQSLGNLRNKTKCFPL encoded by the exons ATGAACATGAACGAGCGCATCATCAACACGCAGCTGTTTGCACAGACGATCGACGAAACggccactaccaccacctcgATCGGGAGCAGTGTAGGCCTCAGTGTGGGCTTTGCCCCGTTCGTTGCCGCTACCATGGCTGGGTTGGCGGGATCCACTGGCGGCGCACCGCCTCCGAGCACGACGGTAATGCTTCCAATCGGTTCACCACCCGGTCGTGATCTCATTAGTAGCGGTCCTGGTGCCCTCTCGGCATCGCCATCGTCGGGCCTTACGAAACAACCGGGTCTATCATCGCCCCATCATCTACACCCGCTTCACAGCAACAATAGCTTCGTCCTTCCGGGCCACTCTGGGACGCCCGTCGCACAGCCATCACCTCCACCGACCACCAGCAAAGCGCACACCACCGCCAAAAGCCGCAGCCTCAGCACGGGTTCATATATTACCAAGGACTCCAGTGCAAACTCGAGCGTCGAACGACTTACCAAGTCCACCAGCCATACGGAGGTGCACGTGAGCCATCCTACGacgtccaccaccaccaccaccaacgagCCAAACGCCGGTGGCATCATGCCCCAGAACAAATCTCTCGAAGAGGGTCGTTCGATGATTCCCTCCGCGAAAGCGTCACCACCGGTGCGCAAACCGATACTGCGCAAATCGAAGAAAATTGTACGCACAGACTCGGAGTTCCTGAAGGGCAACATCTACGAGAAAGAATCGAGCGTCTCGAGCTCCCAGTACACGCCGACACGCGATCGCCGGCGGGAACAGTTTGCCGAGTACCGCAGCAGCAATCCGTCGTCCGAGACGCACAAGTCCACCGACGAAAGCTCGAAGAATATCTCCACCGACGAGATCGATACCGTGTTCTCGGACACGATGGACTTGGAGCAGATGGAACAGGACTATCGGATGCACCTGCGAAACAATCTGCAGCGGGAATACAAGAGCGACAGTGACACGCTCGACGAGGTGGGGAAAAAGCGTGCACCGGACTATAATGCATGGAAAAATCAGAGCTACGAGAACACGTTCGATATGGTGTTCCCGGCAGGATCTACGGAAGATGCACCGGCCAATGGCAAACCCCAAACCGGAGAACATGGCACAGAACAACGGGTGAAGGGTAGCACCAGCAGTGCACCTCCGATGAGTTCTTCTGCATCGAAAGCCGATCGTCCAACGGACCTCGAGTTGGGATCCGCATCCGATGGGGCCGGAGGAGGAAAATCGTCCGCGTCATCCACTACCGGTGATGGACCGTTCGGGCATTTGTTCGAGAAGAATATTGGTCGGTTTAAGCGCATGAACAAACTGCTCAAATGCAAGCGCTTCAGTACGTCAGCGCTGTACGAGAAGAAACCTGGTCCACCCGGTCCCCCCGAGGGGAGCAAACCGACCTTTACCTCTCCGACCAAGAGCATCCCGAACGCGACCCGTTCGCCGGTCAAATCAATCCACTCTCAGTCGAAGGCATCGATCAGCTCGTCAAAGTCGTCACTGTTCGGTAGTAAAAAGTCCTCGGGGTCTGGTTTTACCTTCAAGGGCAAGAAGTTCCTGTTCACCGGCAAAAGTTCCCCCAACAAGTCAAAATCGAACAACGAGATCAGCTACTATCGGACTAAGTCGACCAAGAGCTCGAAGAAGGGCTCGctgaaaaacaatagtaccgCCTGTCTGAACCTCGAAACGACCTGCACCTCACCGCTCTCAGAAGCATTCTACAATCCGACCGGTAGCGTGCGACTCAGTGCGATGGAGCTGTATGAAAAGTTCTGCTCGCAGGACTTTAGCGGCCTGTACAAGCACGAAACGGTACGCACGGACACGGACAGCCACGGGAGCGGTACCGACTCGAGCCATAACGACTCCCAGCGTCATCTGGGTGCGATCCGGAAGTACCGGAGGCGTAACTTTAAGCTACTGCGGCAGAAGAGCGAACCCAAGTTTTCATTCCGTACGGACACCCTGTACGAGGATAGCTACGATGGGGTGTGCTACCACGACGAGAAGGACGAGGAAGTCGAGTACGTTAACGAAGAGTACAATCAATTCCTGTACGAGGACGAGCAGTACTACGAGGAGGACATCGAGCACTACAGCATCGAAAATATCTACTATCAGAGAAACGGGCTGATGGCGCTGCCGGATGGTACGTTCGTACAGCGGTATCCGTACCGGATGGAGGACGAAGAGgacgaggaagaggaggaagaggagggcgAAGAGggagaggaagaggaagacgAGGAGCTGGGcgaggaagaagaggaagagggAGACTACCAgggcgaggaggaggaggaagcggAAGAGGAGGAAATCGAAGAGAACGAGTTCGACGAAGAGGACGAAGATGAGCTGGAGGAGCAGGAGGCTGAGGCCGAGAGGAGAAGATTGCAACGGCTTCAGTTGCCACCGCCGATGGAGTTGGTGTCATCGATGGACTCGGACTGTGATGAGATCTACCTGATGCCACAGAACGAGTCCGAAAGCAAGAAGATGATCATTCAGGACTTCCTGTTCCACCACAGCAACAACGAGTTCGATAACAGTGTCAGTGGGGATGACTACGACATCGCCGAAGTTGATGAGGAGATTGAGCAACAGCAAGAGGAACGGAAAGAGGAGCTGCTGGATCGGATCGGGGAATCCGGGGAAGACTATGAACAAGAGTTCCACCTGGAGCGGTATGCTCTGCCGGACAAGGAGACGCTAACGATCTATAAGATCTGCTCGAAGGAAAGCATCCTGGAGTCTATGAAAGGGTCGACCCCTGAGCGGGACGCTCTGCCGCACAGTGCCTCAATGGAGCAGTACTTCCTGAAGTCGGACTGCGTGACGACCCTGGAACGGACGGCTTCGTTGGATCTGCTAAGCAACTCTAGTGGGACGCTGAACAAGTCCACGCTGACGGACTATGCCTTCGACACGGTGCGCAACATGAACCTGGACAGTTGTAGTACATCCCGCTTAAGTCTGTCGCTGAAGAGTGAAATCTTCGAGGAAACGGCCAACGGTAGCTCGGGAGGTGGTGCTCCGGTGGTGGCTGATTCCGCCACTGCAGGACCTCCGTTGGTAGCCGAAGCGAATTCCGATGGTCCTCGGATTAAAAGTTGGAACATCGAAGACTTCACACTAACGCCGGAGGAATCCTTCTCCGACGAGCAACTTCCACTGGACGAACCATCCGCTTCCGGCAACGGTGATATTGTGCGCATTGCTGAGCTGCTTCAGGAACGATGCGAAGAAACCCTG TTGAGCAACGATGAGCTGGGGCAAGATCAGCAAGGAGGTACCAACGCACAGTACACGATTGTCGATCTGGATGAGGAACCGTACCTGCTCGATCCGGCAATATCCGAGTTTACTTCGGAAATAACCAAAGAGTTTGACTTACTGTTTTCGCGTGCGGAAACGGAGTCGCTCCAAGCAGCTGCCTCGTCGGCGGGTTCGGCGGCAGATCAACCGCAGTCCATATCGCCACACGCTGCTCCAACGGAGGATCCAACGCAACTCGGCAACGTCCTGAAGCTATTGAGCGATCTTCCGACACGCTACTCGATGCAAATGTTAGAGCACATCAATCTCGACGCCGATGATATCTGCATACCGACGAAAGAGGACGCAGGTGAGGGCAATGGGCAAGTTCATCCCCCTTCGTCGGTTCCAGccccaccaccaacaacaggAGTCTCTTCGCAAGATCGACAACCTTCCTCGAATCCATCCACAGCCCACCAGAATCCGCCAGAAAGTGCCAAACCGCGGACACTAGAACCGAGCGGAAGCGGACGCTTCGTGAAGGTGAAACTGAAGGGAACGCGCTCGACTGGTGCCGCCAAAACCGCCTCCACCACCCCGACCGCGCTGACCGCTCCCTCGGTTATAACGGACGTAGCCGAACCCGGCGCGAAAGGTCCGGCCAGCAGCAGTGATTTGCTGAAGAAGGCACGCAGCCAGTCGTTAGGTAACTTGCGTAACAAAACCAAATGTTTTCCATTATAG